From the Oryzias melastigma strain HK-1 linkage group LG13, ASM292280v2, whole genome shotgun sequence genome, the window actaATACTTttgaaacctttatttttctgtgatcaAGCAAAATCCTTTTAGACGTtagctgaacaaaaacaaatcaaaagaagtctttttgagctttttaaactttaattctgattaaagcaagtgatatttttatgtttccaaAGCCGTCAGTTTTTGGCctcaaaatgttaaagaaaaactgaccACTGCTGTTTTTACATGACacagacttttattctgaaggttAAAGAGGGAAGTAAATGAATATTTCAGcaccaaacacatttttccataaatttGAAGATTAAAAGAGGTTGAAATGTTTCCATCATCGTTCCAAAACAAAGATTGGTTGCTCATCAAAGTGTGCTGTCACTGAGCCACTCCGATCATGTTCAGGTATTTCTCTGTGAGGCTCCGAGTCTTCTCCGTCAGGTCGTTCATGACGGAACACAGTCCTCTCAGGTGGAACTGGAAGAGCTCTTCCGAATCAGGCTCTGGGCTCCTGACGGGCTCCTTTCTCCTCCCGTCCTGCTCCTCCAGGGGAACCAGACTGCTCTCCACCGTGTTCCGAATGGTCCTTAGCATCATGTAGTTCCCGTACAGGTCGTTGGCTCGGGCGGCCTCGCAGTCCATCCAGTCGGACGGCACGTCCCGCAGCAGGCTGGGCAGGAGGATGGTCCTCTCCATGTCGCTGACCGCCGAGCTGTAGCGCTTCAGCATGAGGGACAGACTGCTCCTCTTCAGCTTCGCCTCCGTGGTCTGCATGGTTTCAGGCGGCGGATGGAACAGAACGGAGCGGAGCCAAGCAGACGGTTTATGTAATCCTGACCCGGTGGGTTGATCGGCGCCGTTGCGCAAACGCATCACCCGATGAATTTAGGAAATCTCTGGATGCTATTTGGAGTCAAACtcttatctttatttatttttaaaagctgacAAGGTCTGGAGTGTAATGACATCTGAATGTTTTGGCTGTCTGTCAACTGATAAAGCAAACAGATTTCAATGACCTCACTTTATAGATTTTAGCTTTATATTGTTTAAATACAAAGtgttaaataacattaaaaaaaattaacttatgTTCTTGCACTCAAAATATTCGTCTTAAAAGAAGATTTATCCAgaaattaaagtcaaatttttgaTTTACATTTAGTTTACCTAATATTCTAAATTTGTAGTAAATCTTAGATTaatttaataacattaaaaaaaaaaaatcatgattatTCTAAATGTCCACAAGATGGCGACATTGAGCCAcaaaaaacaagtctttttgaatttatcagatttttattgcatcataaaacatccagtttCAGAATTTTGTTTCCATCAAATAATTGTCATAACCTCTTGCATttacaattaaatgttttgcaaaaatgaagtttatattAATATTACAGAAAAAGTCAAGACACTCatattttcagttgtttttcaGTAAACACTCATTTTGATCTGGTAGGAAAATCTATTTTAGTGATTGATTACTCAAAAGAGAAAttatttcccccccaaaaaaattaaataaaaatcctaattttgaAGGCAACAATGTGaatttaatagcaaaataaattCTGTACTTTTAGAAAGCCTTATTTTGCATTAAGTTACTGCATTTATAATCAGCCCCCACATCTTAAATGGGGACTTCAAcaactaaaagaaaagcaatcGGACTAATTTATGAACATTCAGATGCTAAAATCCTAAAAGAAACAGATGAGCGTGCTGAAACTCGaatcaaaaatgacattaaatgaGTTTTTCTCAACAAATATCGATCGAGTAAACTtatttaaaagcatattttttgcGCAAAAGTTGACCCATGGGAACTTTGAGAATCAGATTCCCCTTAACTGACACCTAATCAACAAACGTGGAagattttccaattttaaaaaataaaagcacaaaaagttaAGGAAAGCAGGGAAGAATCTTTCCCCCGGCAACACATGGGATCGTCAGAGTTCAGAGACCTATCCTCTCCTGTCAGTCCTCCACTTTCCTCCGTTGACCTTTGATGATGATTTCCAGGACGTTCGTGAGGTCCATCATTTTGGTGAGCATTTCCATGATGTCGGGATGCTCCCTGGCTCCGCTGATGAACTCCTCCAGCGTCAGCTCACCTGGGAAGGTTCAGAGTAAAGTCACTTTTCAGGCAGGAGATCTCAGCTCACTTGGAATTTCTCTGATCAAAGAAAAGTTACCTTCTCCTTTGACGTCGATTTTCTCATATATTAGAGTCACAATCTCCTCTGGAGGAATGTCGTAGCTCCTGGTGATGTCCTGAATAGCCTGAAAGATAAATTGAGAAAAGCATCATTCTGTTTGTCTGAACTGTAATCCACAGAACATGCGGTTCCAGGTTGGGAATTATTGATGATGCAAGCGGAGCAAATCCATCAGACTGGCTGTTTTGTGGCCCATTTAATCCACAAATAGGGTCACCGTAAAGGCCCAATTTAGCCCGAGGAAGCGCTAAGAGGTGTCTGGATTAATTGTCAGCTCTCTATTTACAACTTTCTGATTATACGGAGGGATTTGCAGAGCTGCTCGTTTCTGTGAAGTTCAAGTCTCATtatgcaacaataaaaaatccTTGTACCTTGAAAATAGTCTCCAGTTCCTCCTTGTCGATTTTTCCATTTCCATCTTGATCAAAGAGCTTAAAGTACCACTTTAGTTTCTGGTTGATTTCTCCTTTCAGAAGCAAACTTATAGCAGCGATGTATTCGACAAAGTCTATGTATCCATCCTGcagaaaaagatgaatgaaggttcaattaattcaaatcaatttaattatgcaaatattatTGGTTCTGTTTATTTGGAACCCTGAGAAGAttcaaattcttattttaattctACCCCTATAATTAAATATCaagttaaatcagtttttatgtcaaaaaagtgataaaatatCAATGTAGATGTAagaatgtttttgtaaacaataacatattttcatcaaatttatgtatcaaatgctgaaattaaGTAACTGAATTATGCAAATGTATTGATTTTGCTTATTTGGAGCCGTGAGACGATtctaattcttattttaaatttagccCCATAGTAAAAcattaagaaagaaagaaaagaaatactgaTTAAATCGGTTttcatgtcaaaaaaatgttaaaatatcaTTGTAAATGTAAGAATTCTTtgcaaatgttaaaatatttttatcaaatgtatgtatcaaatgctgaaattaaGTAACTGAATTATGCAAATGtattggttttgtttatttggaacCGTGAGAAgattctaatttttattttaattttgccCCTTTACTACAACATcgagataaaaaagaaaaatactacattaaatcagttttcatGTCGAAAAAGtcccaaaatatcaatattaatTGGTTCAGTTTATTTGGAACGTGAGAagattcaaatttttattttaattctgcCCCAATAGTAAAAcatcaagtaaaaaaagaaagttattttaattttcatgtcaaaaaagtactaaaatatCACTGTacatgtaagattttttttgtaaacactaaatattttcattaaatttaagTATCTAATGCTTTCTGACAGTCTGGGGGAGTTATTTCCCCAAATATAGCTGAACTTTGAtgataaatgcaaatgtttctgtaaaaaaaatattcaaattaagctttatttatagagcacttcCTGCAACATGACACATAAAACTGTTTcagataaataaacaataaaaaaacacattttgccaaaacatgAAAGTGAATTAAAACATTAGGAAGTATAAAAAAGTTCCTTACCCCGTCCATGTCAAACGTGAAGAAGACTTGGTCCACATAGCTGCTGGCTTCCTCCGTCATGCCGTTCATCTCCAGCATCGTCTTCAGCTCGAACAGCGTGATTAGTCCTGAAGGAGACTCCCTCATGAATTTGGTGTACCAGTGGTGCATGTCCTCCTCCAGGATGTCGTCCAGGCTCGAGCTGTGAGAACCCATGATTCCTTGAAAGGATTGCGGTTCTTTCTGTCACGAAACCCCGCAGCGAAGCTCCTGTCAGGCAGGGCGCTGGTTAGAAAGGACGGTGTGAGTCCACCACCTCCGAGTTCTATAGCTGAAAGTGATGCAAAAGCCAGCCCTAATCTTTAAGCCAAAAGGAGAGATAACCCTTTAATGGGATAAATGCAGAACTTCTTAGAACCTGAGGGCTTTGCATCCTTCTTCAGTGGGGCTGGAGGCCAACGGTCACTACGACTGGACTGAAAAAGGATgcagcagctaaaaaaaaacactttctaagAAGCTGTTTGGATTCAGAATGTACTGTAATGTAATTCAAGATTTatcaacatttataaatattttgtgaGTTATAAATATGCATCATACaggtgttattttttaaataaaaacaacaaaattactctaaaatacatatttgatgTTCAGAATttatagaagaagaagaaaactagAAATAGTGGATATATAGTCGTATCTTTTCTCTGAAATGTCTTTAGTAACACTAAACTGTAACTCTGCTCTTATCCCTGGACTCTATTGAACAGTCATGCATTACTTTACTATCAGAGTTTTGGAAATGAAAtatagaaatgttgaaaaattacaaaaattgcaaaattctTCATAATTTCCAGTTAGTTTGACTATGCTGTAAATATATGGAGGATTGCTCAAACTTTTACAGATAAATTGCTCAAGCTTTCTGTAATTTACTACACATGACTCACAACCATGTCAAATTTCAACATCTTGGTGTTGGATAGTAATGCAGAGAATATCCCGCACATGAATATATTATAGTTTAGTAATCTATTTAGTATTGTCTTGGAAGTCTTTTATAAAGAttatctaaaaagaaaagagctgTTACAAAANNNNNNNNNNNNNNNNNNNNNNNNNNNNNNNNNNNNNNNNNNNNNNNNNNNNNNNNNNNNNNNNNNNNNNNNNNNNNNNNNNNNNNNNNNNNNNNNNNNNNNNNNNNNNNNNNNNNNNNNNNNNNNNNNNNNNNNNNNNNNNNNNNNNNNNNNNNNNNNNNNNNNNNNNNNNNNNNNNNNNNNNNNNNNNNNNNNNNNNNNNNNNNNNNNNNNNNNNNNNNNNNNNNNNNNNNNNNNNNNNNNNNNNNNNNNNNNNNNNNNNNNNNNNNNNNNNNNNNNNNNNNNNNNNNNNNNNNNNNNNNNNNNNNNNNNNNNNNNNNNNNNNNNNNNNNNNNNNNNNNNNNNNNNNNNNNNNNNNNNNNNNNNNNNNNNNNNNNNNNNNNNNNNNNNNNNNNNNNNNNNNNNNNNNNNNNNNNNNNNNNNNNNNNNNNNNNNNNNNNNNNNNNNNNNNNNNNNNNNNNNNNNNNNNNNAAATCACCTTTCAAAATGAGGGGTTACTTttgattaattgttttataattCTTAGTCTGAAAGTTAACTTTTAGACGAGGctacatatatgtgtgtgtgtgtgtttgttttcatgaaatattaGGACATTTCTATGATAACACACCTTCAAAATGAGGACTCGTGGAAATATCAGGACATTTTTCGGGTCCTTCTTTTTCTGAGCCTTCTATAGTGTTctagaagtgtgtgtgtgtgtgtgtgtgtgtgtgaatacaGTTTCCATTAATTTTCAAGCAACAAATAACCTTCAATATGACTTTATTAGAATAATTTAATGAATTTAATGTGACACATCTGCAAATATCTATTTATGGTGATAATTCCatcattttttaacttctttatttatggtatatgtcttttttttattgaaatagttCCATATTTCTGTGTTTGGTGATATTTTAATTGCAGTATTAAATGCAAAAGTTTAGCTAAATATGTTACCAAATTATAGTTTGagtatttttgcttcttttgtgtttcttaagagaaatgtaataaaagctTAAACAGATATGAGAAGAGAAAATCACCAGAacattaaaaggtttttattcaAACCTTTAATATGCCATTAAATGGCTGGAAAAAATTAGGTTACATCATCTTATTTTTACTCAACATTTTGTTTCCACAAAAAGGCTGAAACAGTTGGCATACTGcatatttttctctcttgttttattattataaaaacatctaaatataaatctatatagtaaataaacatgtattataatgtataataaaaatacaagcattAACCAGATACTAAATATAAAATGAGTTGTCATCACAATATggatttattcaaaattttaaaaaaaatcttgaaaaacagGAATTTCCAACAAAGCTCAGAATGTTTCAGTTCAGAGGCTAAAATTTCTGAACAATTAATTACACgcagaacagaaaaaacaatcaaagctcAGGACGCCTTTAATAGTAAAGCTGGCTTTAGTCGACTGGCGATTCTTAAAATAGGATTGTAGCAGGAGCAGCATTACAGGTGGCCAGGTTCTATTAGCCAATTAGATTTACTCAAGACCACTCAGGGAGGAAGTTGCTGCTCAGACAACGTAAAGAACGTTCTGTAACAACTGTCCGCTACGAGTCACTTTAAAACCTCATTGTATTAAATTGGCACAAATATtgggaaaaagtcaaaatcttgggttttaatagttaaactgcttttttatggACGATAATAAACTTAGTCAGTAAATATCAATAGAGTAGAATGGAATAAAGTTACCATAACTCTATTAAAAACAGTTGATTGGTAATAAGTTGCacaaaaaacacctaaaatagTTTTAACAATAGTTATTGTCCAGAGTTTTTGAGAAGTTGTAGAATCTAATAGCTGGCAGGAAGAAATATCTACAAAAGCGCTCCTTTCTCCCccaattttaaagctttttgaatttaatttgaCAGCTTTATCCAAGGGGATCccttaaagatttattttaaaataaaaaaaatatattttgacttcagaaaaatatttaaaggtaCAGACATTGTTTATAAACTCCACATTTATCCCCTAAATGTCCTACCAGTTTCTCTGGGCGTTGAACCTGATGGAGGAAGACTAACATGAAAGACAaagtctacaaaaaaaaaaaaaaaaaagataatattgTGCAATACTTTGGTAATAAGAGACAGAAGTGGTTAGAGATGTGTGACGTGAGCCATCGTGCGCCTCCTGTGATTGCAAC encodes:
- the thrsp gene encoding thyroid hormone-inducible hepatic protein; the encoded protein is MRLRNGADQPTGSGLHKPSAWLRSVLFHPPPETMQTTEAKLKRSSLSLMLKRYSSAVSDMERTILLPSLLRDVPSDWMDCEAARANDLYGNYMMLRTIRNTVESSLVPLEEQDGRRKEPVRSPEPDSEELFQFHLRGLCSVMNDLTEKTRSLTEKYLNMIGVAQ
- the guca1c gene encoding guanylyl cyclase-activating protein 3, with product MGSHSSSLDDILEEDMHHWYTKFMRESPSGLITLFELKTMLEMNGMTEEASSYVDQVFFTFDMDGDGYIDFVEYIAAISLLLKGEINQKLKWYFKLFDQDGNGKIDKEELETIFKAIQDITRSYDIPPEEIVTLIYEKIDVKGEGELTLEEFISGAREHPDIMEMLTKMMDLTNVLEIIIKGQRRKVED